In the genome of Pseudomonas sp. B33.4, the window CAGGGGCAGGGTGGCAGCGCCGATGACGACGACTCGACCACTGACGAGCCGGATACCGACGATGAGGGCGACAGCCAGACGTAAATTGCAGGCAAAAGAAAACCCCTACTGCCTCGACTGATGCGCAATCGAGGTGGGAGGGGTTTGCTCAACACTTCACGCTGTTTGAAATGCGATCCCTTGTAGGAGTGAGCCTGCTCGCGATAGCGGTGGATCAGTCGATGAGGATGTTGACTGAAATAACGCCATCGCGAGCAGGCTCACTCCTACAGGTTTCGTGTCGGCCTCCAGATTTGCTTACGCCGCGCCGTCGAGGAACTGCTCGGCGTAGTGGCAAGCCACCTGCCGGCTGTCGAGCTGGCGCAACGCCGGCTCTTCCGTGCTGCAACGCTCGGTCGCGTACGGGCAGCGCTTGTGGAAAGCGCAGCCCGGTGGCGGGTTCAGCGGGTTCGGCAGTTCGCCGACGATCTTGATTTTCGGCTTGTTCGGGTCCGGGTGAATGGTCGGGGTCGCCGACAGCAGCGCCTGGGTGTACGGGTGCAGTGGACGCTCGTAAATGTCGTTCTTCGGCCCCAGTTCCACCGGGCGACCGAGGTACATCACCATCACGTCATCGGCCACATGCTGCACCACCGCGAGGTTGTGCGAAATGAACACGTAGGCGGTGTTGAACTCCTGCTGCAGATCCATGAACAGGTTGAGCACCTGCGCCTGAATCGACACGTCGAGCGCCGAAGTCGGTTCATCCGCCACCAGCACTTTCGGTTGCAACATCATGGCGCGAGCCAGGGCGATACGCTGACGCTGACCGCCGGAGAACATGTGCGGATAACGCTGGTAGTGCTCGGGACGCAAGCCGACCTGCTTCATCATCGCCTGGACTTTTTCGCGACGTTCGGCGGCGGAAAGGTTGGTGTTGATCAGCAGCGGCTCGCCGAGCTGGTCACCGACTTTCTGCCGTGGGTTCAACGACGCGTACGGGCTTTGGAAGACCATCTGCACGTCTTTGCGCAGTTGCTTGCGTTGCGCCTTGTCGGCGCCGGCGACTTCCTGGCCGGCAATTTTCAGCGAGCCGGACGACGGATCTTCAATCAGCGTCAATGCGCGGGCGAGGGTGGATTTGCCGCAGCCCGACTCGCCTACAACGGCGAGGGTCTTGCCGGCTTCCAGTTCGAACGACACACCGTTGAGTGCGCGCACGGTCGCGTGGCCCTTGAACAGGCCACGGGAGACTTCGTAGTGACGGGTCAGGTCGCGGGCGGTAAGTACGACGGCCATTACGCCACCTCCTGGTTCAGCGGGAAGAAGCAGCGGGCGAGGCTGTGGCTTTTCGGATCAAGACCTGGACGCTGCGTGCGGCAGCTGTCCTGCACGTACGGGCAGCGCGGCGACAGCAGGCAACCCTGCGGACGGTC includes:
- a CDS encoding peptide ABC transporter ATP-binding protein — its product is MAVVLTARDLTRHYEVSRGLFKGHATVRALNGVSFELEAGKTLAVVGESGCGKSTLARALTLIEDPSSGSLKIAGQEVAGADKAQRKQLRKDVQMVFQSPYASLNPRQKVGDQLGEPLLINTNLSAAERREKVQAMMKQVGLRPEHYQRYPHMFSGGQRQRIALARAMMLQPKVLVADEPTSALDVSIQAQVLNLFMDLQQEFNTAYVFISHNLAVVQHVADDVMVMYLGRPVELGPKNDIYERPLHPYTQALLSATPTIHPDPNKPKIKIVGELPNPLNPPPGCAFHKRCPYATERCSTEEPALRQLDSRQVACHYAEQFLDGAA